The region GGGCTGTTAGTCTCCGCGGATAAACCCGAACCGCTGAGCGTCGAAGACGTCGTGGCAGATGCCCGCACCCTGGTAATTCTTGAGGGAGTAGGGGACCACGAGAACATCGGCTCCATCTTCCGCAACGCCGCCGGCATGGGCGTTGATGGCGTGCTGTTCGGTGCCGCCACCGCCGACCCGCTCTACCGGCGCAGCGTCCGCGTATCGATGGGCCATGTGCTTCGCACCCCGTTTGCGCACTTTGGCGGCACCCCAACCACGTGGCAGCGCGAGCTCGCACAGCTGCAGGAACAGGGCTGGTGGCTGGTGTCACTGACCCCTGCGGACGATGCCGTGTACCTCTCAGAGGCACTTAACGATCACGAGAAGGTGGCATTTCTCGTCGGCGGGGAAGGCCCTGGGCTCACGCAGCACGCAATGCGCGCGACCGATGTGCGCGCGAAAATCCCCATGGCGCCCGGAACGGATTCACTCAACGTGGCCACGGCTGCGGCGATTGCGTTCTACGAGCGCCAGCGCGACCTCATCAGCCGCGGTCTGCGTGGCGGATTTTCTCCGCAATCGTAGCCTTCAGGTCGCGGGCGCGGCGACGTAGCCCGCGGCCAACGCGCTTTGCTGCTGCGACGGAGGCGTCGGCAAGCTCGGAAAACTCGTCACGCTCTGCCTCTTCGTCGTGCTGCTCGTAATCGTCGTACGTGTTGGTCTGCTCGGCGAACTTTGCCGCCACCTCGTTGACAGTCTTGGTGCGTGGGGCAGGAGCCTCGACTTTCGGCTCCGGGCGGCCATCCACCGCGTAGCCGATGATGTGCACATCCGGACCGTCCTCGCCGACCTCGATACCCAACCACGCGCGCTCAGCCTCGCGCATCAGCGCTGGCGGCTCGAACGGTAGCGAAATGCCGCCGAGCTGGGGTGCGGTTTCCCCGGCCCAGTACGGGGCCTCGAACGGGTCCGGCAAGCCGACGTCCTCGAAGACGTGGTCGCGGGTGGCAGAGAACGCGCGGCGCAGCGTCTCACCCTGGTAGTGGGCGATCGCCGCGTAGTCCGAATCGGTGCCTTCCGCGTAGACGTAGGTGTCAGCGCTAGGCAGTGCGGTGCGCAGCGCCTTGGCGGTTTCGCTGATGCGCTCCGCGTCCCTGACAAAGAAACGGACAACCGCAACTCCCGGGTACCCCGCGATGTAATACTCGTCCACACCAGGAACCGAGGAACGATTCAGCGGGAACTGGCCAATCGGGGTAATAGGCCACGCCGGGTTAACCTGTGCGAGCAGCTTTCGGCCGAACCCACGGTCCGCCTTCGGCTCGCCCTCGAGCACGTCCTCCGGGTGTGCGACGTTGACAAACCAGCAGGTAACCACGGCGTTATGAGACATAGCGGGGCCCTACTTTCGCGGCCGCTTCGTGTTTGTTCGGACCCCCAACAGGACATCTTCCCAGTGCGGAGTTACAGCTTTTCGACGCCTCTTCTGCGGCTGCGGTGCCTCATCCGGGTGCTGCAAGAAGTCACCGGTCGCGATTGCATCCTCGTCCGAAGCAGCGGGGGCATCGGTGGCGTCTTCGCCCTCATCGACGTCTTGATCGATAGCCGTGAGTGAACGAACTGGCTGCACAAAATCCGGGTCTGTGAGGTCTGCAGCGATGGAGTTTCGCGCCTCCGTCGTCGGTGCGGAACCCATCTGACGGTGGAAGGACCACAGGGCCTCGTTTTCGCTCAAGCCTGCCTGCCACCGGACATGCACCACCCAATCATCGCCGGGCTCACGGGTTGCGTCCCAGGTGGCATCGCTAAGCGAATGCCCGCGGGCAGCGAAAGCGGTGGCGAGGATTTCGAACAGCGTCAGCTTCGCTGGGCCGTCCTCGCGCATCGGGTGCGACTGCTTTGCGGCCTCGGCAACCTGCGAGCGCTCCAGGAGCACCGGGTGGGCGTACGGGTCGATCCGGCTTTCAGCTACCCCCATCTCCTCAGCCAATTCGGATGGCTGGGTGCCGGAGCGGATGCGCGCCTGGATCTGGTTCGGGCGCATCGAAAGCGGGGTGGAGTACAGCGGGTCCGGTTCCGGCAGGCTGCGGGGCTTCTCCTCGGAGGCTGTCTCTGTAGCGTCCTCGGAGTGCTCATCACCGTGTGCATTGTCAGCGTCTGCGGATGGTTCCTGCGCGTCCGGTGCAACCTCAAGCTCAGGCTTGGTGGATTCCTCCTCAGCCACGGCCTGCATCTCGGAACGCGCGAGCTGGTAACGGATGCCCTCGTCATCTCGGAGGACGAAAAAAGTCTCCGTGGACTCCTCATCCATGAGGTACAACTCGCGCATGTGGCTCCTTTCCGCTGACAAATACCTCCACCAGCTTAGCCCATTTGTTCTGGACTACTTCTGGCCCACGCCCTGTTCGATTAGATAGTCAATAGACTTGGTCAGGTGCTTGACGTCCT is a window of Corynebacterium pseudogenitalium DNA encoding:
- a CDS encoding TrmH family RNA methyltransferase; protein product: MSIVIDDPSDSRLDDIRDLKHSDREKGLVFAEGPLVAGRLVESRFPVRAVFGFGGRLQSFLEQYGERLEAEGIPVYEISRAVMGEVAGYDMHRGLLVSADKPEPLSVEDVVADARTLVILEGVGDHENIGSIFRNAAGMGVDGVLFGAATADPLYRRSVRVSMGHVLRTPFAHFGGTPTTWQRELAQLQEQGWWLVSLTPADDAVYLSEALNDHEKVAFLVGGEGPGLTQHAMRATDVRAKIPMAPGTDSLNVATAAAIAFYERQRDLISRGLRGGFSPQS
- a CDS encoding DUF6928 family protein, which gives rise to MSHNAVVTCWFVNVAHPEDVLEGEPKADRGFGRKLLAQVNPAWPITPIGQFPLNRSSVPGVDEYYIAGYPGVAVVRFFVRDAERISETAKALRTALPSADTYVYAEGTDSDYAAIAHYQGETLRRAFSATRDHVFEDVGLPDPFEAPYWAGETAPQLGGISLPFEPPALMREAERAWLGIEVGEDGPDVHIIGYAVDGRPEPKVEAPAPRTKTVNEVAAKFAEQTNTYDDYEQHDEEAERDEFSELADASVAAAKRVGRGLRRRARDLKATIAEKIRHADRG
- the sepH gene encoding septation protein SepH, translating into MRELYLMDEESTETFFVLRDDEGIRYQLARSEMQAVAEEESTKPELEVAPDAQEPSADADNAHGDEHSEDATETASEEKPRSLPEPDPLYSTPLSMRPNQIQARIRSGTQPSELAEEMGVAESRIDPYAHPVLLERSQVAEAAKQSHPMREDGPAKLTLFEILATAFAARGHSLSDATWDATREPGDDWVVHVRWQAGLSENEALWSFHRQMGSAPTTEARNSIAADLTDPDFVQPVRSLTAIDQDVDEGEDATDAPAASDEDAIATGDFLQHPDEAPQPQKRRRKAVTPHWEDVLLGVRTNTKRPRK